The following are from one region of the bacterium genome:
- a CDS encoding type II toxin-antitoxin system Phd/YefM family antitoxin, translated as MRFVTVRDLRGKSAQIWRQLPDEKDMIITSNGRPMALLSAISEDTIEQSLAAIRRARAIAAVESMQSRSVKAGTDRMTLDEINAEIAAVRKERSR; from the coding sequence ATGCGATTTGTAACCGTAAGAGACCTGCGCGGCAAGTCTGCCCAAATATGGCGACAGCTTCCGGATGAAAAGGATATGATAATTACCTCCAACGGCAGACCTATGGCCCTTCTGTCTGCCATCTCAGAAGATACCATAGAGCAATCTCTGGCTGCCATTCGGCGTGCCCGGGCGATAGCAGCGGTTGAGTCCATGCAATCGCGGTCTGTGAAGGCCGGTACAGACCGAATGACATTGGACGAAATCAATGCTGAAATTG